From one bacterium genomic stretch:
- a CDS encoding sugar kinase, translated as MSEVVTFGEVMIRLMPVEHLPFEEADMLYSLVGGSEYNMAVSCRRMGHSAVFVTVVPDNPYGARIIAQCDRHAIGGGIKKVKFDGLGRVRMGQYLVEQGYGSRGDVVTYDRYGSAISQVKKGDFDWKEIFKGAKWFHFSGITPALGANVAEVCMEACETARSMGLKISIDLNYRGKLWTKDQARKTMSEIVGYVDIVIGNEEDCATCLGIVPEGVDDNYKDLKTGAYKVVADKVFSRWGNVKMVATTLREVIQANINMWRAIVVDRASGKLFESKKYEVHVIDRLGGGDSFSGALVSGLIEGMDTQDALELAVAWSNLTHTYVGDICMATRGMAEKIAAGGGARVQR; from the coding sequence ATGTCTGAAGTTGTGACTTTCGGAGAGGTGATGATACGGCTCATGCCTGTCGAGCACCTGCCCTTCGAGGAAGCCGATATGCTCTATTCACTCGTCGGCGGGTCGGAATACAATATGGCCGTATCGTGCAGACGGATGGGGCATTCCGCCGTGTTCGTCACTGTTGTTCCCGATAACCCGTACGGCGCACGTATCATAGCCCAGTGTGACCGTCACGCAATCGGCGGCGGCATCAAAAAAGTGAAATTCGACGGTCTCGGACGCGTACGGATGGGGCAGTACCTTGTCGAGCAGGGATACGGTTCCCGCGGGGATGTTGTAACCTACGACCGGTACGGCTCCGCGATCTCGCAGGTGAAAAAGGGCGATTTCGACTGGAAAGAGATTTTCAAGGGCGCGAAGTGGTTCCATTTCTCGGGAATCACCCCAGCGCTCGGTGCGAACGTCGCCGAGGTATGCATGGAAGCCTGCGAGACAGCCCGCTCCATGGGGCTTAAAATATCTATCGACCTCAACTACCGGGGGAAGCTCTGGACGAAGGATCAGGCCAGGAAGACCATGTCTGAGATTGTTGGGTATGTCGATATTGTCATTGGCAATGAAGAGGACTGCGCCACCTGTCTCGGCATCGTTCCGGAGGGCGTTGACGACAACTACAAAGACCTGAAAACCGGGGCGTACAAGGTCGTCGCCGATAAGGTATTCTCCCGGTGGGGCAATGTAAAAATGGTCGCGACAACACTCAGGGAGGTAATACAGGCGAATATCAACATGTGGCGTGCCATCGTGGTTGACCGTGCCAGCGGAAAGCTCTTTGAATCGAAAAAGTACGAGGTTCATGTCATCGACCGCCTCGGCGGCGGCGATTCATTCAGCGGAGCGTTGGTAAGCGGTCTTATCGAGGGTATGGATACCCAGGATGCCCTCGAGCTCGCTGTCGCCTGGTCGAATCTGACGCACACCTATGTTGGCGACATCTGCATGGCCACGCGCGGAATGGCTGAAAAAATTGCAGCCGGCGGCGGAGCGAGAGTTCAGCGATAA